Proteins co-encoded in one Nitrospirota bacterium genomic window:
- the pgm gene encoding phosphoglucomutase (alpha-D-glucose-1,6-bisphosphate-dependent), translated as MVHQLAGKPAPPEFLANVPRLLTAYYTNVPDPENPAERVSFGTSGHRGSSLKNSFNEGHILAVSQAICEYRKRQGTDGPLFLGMDTHALSEPALATALEVLAANGVTVMLDKDMGYTPTPVVSHAILSHNRGRSTGLADGVVITPSHNPPEDGGFKYNPPHGGPAGTETTRAIEERANEVLRGGLKDVRRMLFQKALKAETTRKYDFVTPYVEDLGNIIEMEAISRAGLTVGADPLGGSVVGYWDPIAERYGLRVEVVNRRVDPAFGFMPLDKDGKIRTDCSSPYAMAGLIGLRDRFDIAFGNDADCDRHGIVTRSGGLMNPNHYLSAAVWYLFRNRPGWSREAAVGKTLVTSSMIDRVAASLGRKLAEVPVGFKWFVDGLLDGSYGIGCEESAGASFLRKDGTVWTTDKDGLIMDLLAAEITAVTGKDPALLYGELEEQFGRALYKRIDSPATPEQKAVLKKLSPENVTTKELAGEPIVSILTRAPANQADIGGLKVATENGWFAARPSGTEDVYKVYAESFKGEEHLEQLQDEARAIVNAAFREAGVG; from the coding sequence ATGGTCCACCAACTTGCCGGAAAGCCCGCGCCGCCGGAGTTCCTCGCGAACGTTCCCCGGCTGCTCACCGCTTACTATACCAACGTCCCCGACCCGGAGAACCCCGCCGAGAGGGTCTCCTTCGGCACCTCGGGCCACAGGGGGTCCTCACTCAAAAACAGCTTCAACGAGGGGCACATCCTGGCGGTGAGCCAGGCCATTTGCGAGTACAGGAAGCGGCAGGGCACCGATGGGCCCCTCTTCCTCGGCATGGACACCCATGCCCTCTCCGAGCCCGCCCTGGCCACGGCCCTCGAGGTCCTGGCGGCAAACGGCGTTACGGTGATGCTGGACAAGGACATGGGCTACACGCCCACCCCCGTCGTCTCCCATGCCATTTTGAGCCATAACCGGGGGCGGAGCACCGGCCTGGCCGATGGCGTGGTCATCACGCCTTCGCACAACCCGCCCGAGGACGGGGGGTTCAAGTATAACCCTCCCCACGGCGGCCCCGCCGGGACGGAGACCACCAGGGCCATCGAGGAGCGGGCGAACGAGGTCCTCCGGGGCGGCCTGAAAGACGTCAGGCGGATGCTTTTCCAAAAGGCCCTCAAGGCGGAGACGACCCGAAAGTACGACTTTGTTACCCCTTACGTGGAGGACCTGGGAAACATCATCGAGATGGAGGCCATCTCCCGGGCGGGGTTGACCGTGGGGGCCGACCCCCTGGGGGGCTCCGTCGTGGGCTACTGGGACCCCATCGCCGAGCGTTACGGCCTGCGAGTGGAGGTGGTCAACCGGAGGGTGGACCCCGCCTTCGGCTTCATGCCCCTGGACAAGGACGGGAAAATCCGGACGGACTGCTCCTCCCCCTATGCCATGGCCGGGCTTATCGGCCTCAGGGACCGCTTCGACATCGCCTTCGGAAACGACGCCGACTGCGACCGCCACGGCATCGTCACCCGGTCCGGCGGGCTCATGAACCCCAACCATTACCTCTCGGCGGCGGTGTGGTATCTCTTCCGGAACCGCCCCGGATGGAGCCGGGAGGCGGCGGTGGGCAAGACCCTGGTGACAAGCTCCATGATAGACCGGGTGGCCGCCAGCCTGGGCAGAAAGCTCGCCGAGGTGCCGGTGGGCTTCAAGTGGTTCGTGGACGGCCTTCTTGACGGCTCCTACGGCATCGGATGCGAGGAGAGCGCGGGGGCGTCTTTTCTGAGGAAGGACGGCACCGTCTGGACGACGGACAAGGACGGCCTCATCATGGACCTTCTGGCCGCAGAGATAACCGCCGTCACGGGGAAGGACCCTGCGCTCCTTTATGGCGAGTTGGAGGAGCAGTTCGGCAGGGCGCTCTACAAGCGCATCGACTCCCCGGCCACGCCGGAGCAGAAGGCTGTCCTCAAGAAGCTCTCGCCCGAAAACGTCACCACGAAGGAGCTGGCGGGCGAGCCCATCGTAAGCATTCTGACCAGGGCCCCGGCCAACCAGGCCGACATCGGAGGGCTCAAGGTGGCCACCGAGAACGGCTGGTTCGCCGCACGGCCCTCGGGCACGGAGGACGTTTACAAGGTATATGCCGAGAGCTTCAAGGGAGAGGAGCACCTGGAGCAGCTCCAGGACGAAGCCCGCGCGATAGTGAACGCCGCGTTCCGCGAGGCGGGGGTAGGGTAG
- a CDS encoding ABC transporter permease, with translation MLHYISKRLLMMVPLLFGITIITFVVIHLAPGDPASLQAEMSIKSSAQAIENLRKLYGLDKPLHVQYIDWLERVVKLDFGTSFVDGRDVTEKILERARVTLGISALSILVIFVVAIPIGVLSAVKQYSLFDKISTVFVFVGYSTPSFWLALLLMILFGVNLGILPISGLQSVDTSGMSGLEKVLDVARHLVLPVLVTAFGGLAGMSRYSRTSMLEVIRQDYIRTARAKGLSERMVIMRHAFRNALMPIITILGLMIPSLIGGAVIFETIFAIPGMGKLFIDSTWARDYPTVMGILVIGAILTLLGNLIADISYALADPRIRVSGRRR, from the coding sequence ATGCTCCATTACATCTCCAAAAGGCTCCTCATGATGGTGCCGCTTCTCTTCGGCATCACCATCATCACCTTCGTGGTCATCCACCTGGCGCCTGGCGACCCGGCGTCGCTTCAGGCGGAGATGTCCATCAAATCCTCGGCACAGGCCATAGAGAACCTGAGGAAGCTCTACGGCCTGGACAAACCCCTCCACGTCCAGTACATAGACTGGCTGGAGCGGGTGGTCAAGCTGGACTTCGGGACGTCCTTCGTCGACGGCCGGGACGTCACGGAGAAGATACTGGAGAGGGCGCGCGTCACTCTGGGGATAAGCGCGCTTTCCATCCTGGTCATCTTTGTCGTGGCCATCCCCATCGGCGTGCTCTCGGCGGTCAAGCAGTACTCGCTCTTCGACAAGATATCCACGGTCTTCGTCTTCGTCGGGTACTCCACGCCCTCGTTCTGGCTGGCGCTTCTGCTCATGATTCTCTTCGGGGTGAACCTGGGTATTCTGCCCATCTCGGGCCTTCAGAGCGTGGACACCTCGGGGATGAGCGGCCTTGAAAAGGTGCTCGACGTGGCCAGGCACCTGGTGCTGCCCGTCCTGGTGACCGCCTTCGGCGGCCTGGCAGGGATGAGCCGCTACAGCAGGACCAGCATGCTCGAGGTCATACGCCAGGACTACATCCGCACGGCCCGGGCCAAGGGCCTTTCCGAGCGGATGGTCATCATGCGCCACGCCTTCCGAAACGCCCTCATGCCCATCATCACCATCCTGGGGCTCATGATTCCCTCCCTCATCGGCGGCGCGGTCATCTTCGAGACCATCTTCGCCATTCCGGGGATGGGCAAACTCTTCATAGACTCCACTTGGGCCCGGGACTACCCCACCGTGATGGGCATACTGGTCATCGGGGCCATCCTCACCCTTCTTGGGAACCTCATAGCCGACATCTCCTACGCCCTCGCCGACCCCCGCATACGGGTGAGCGGGAGGCGAAGATGA
- a CDS encoding ABC transporter permease: protein MRLAGIIWRRFKRNKLSVAGAVMVAMLALVALGAPLLSPYDPKTIDIENVLSPPSAAHPLGTDDLGRDVLSRMIWGSRVSLSVGFVAVGIAMTIGIFVGALAGYFGGKTDAVLMRLVDVMLTFPTFFLILAVIAVVPEPNIYIIMAVIGVTGWMDVARLVRAEFLTLKERDFVVAADAMGAGSLRIIFRHVLPNALSPVFVAATFGVAGAILVEAGLSFLGLGVQPPDPSWGNILTLGKNNIEVAWWLSLFPGVAILLTVLSYNLVGEGLRDALDPRLWESDIR, encoded by the coding sequence ATGAGGCTGGCCGGTATCATATGGCGCCGGTTCAAGCGGAACAAGCTCTCGGTTGCCGGGGCGGTCATGGTGGCCATGCTGGCCCTGGTGGCCCTGGGAGCACCCCTTCTGTCGCCCTACGACCCCAAGACCATCGACATAGAGAACGTCCTCTCCCCGCCGAGCGCGGCCCATCCGCTGGGGACGGACGACCTGGGGCGGGACGTCCTGTCAAGGATGATATGGGGCAGCCGGGTCTCTCTCTCCGTGGGTTTCGTGGCGGTGGGCATCGCCATGACCATTGGCATCTTCGTGGGCGCCCTGGCGGGCTACTTCGGCGGGAAGACGGACGCCGTCCTCATGCGCCTGGTGGACGTCATGCTCACCTTCCCCACCTTCTTTCTCATCCTCGCGGTCATCGCCGTGGTCCCGGAACCAAACATCTACATCATCATGGCCGTCATCGGAGTGACCGGCTGGATGGACGTTGCCCGGCTGGTGCGCGCGGAGTTTCTGACCCTGAAGGAGCGGGACTTCGTCGTGGCGGCCGACGCCATGGGAGCCGGGAGTCTGCGGATAATCTTCCGGCACGTCCTGCCCAACGCCCTTTCGCCCGTCTTCGTGGCGGCCACCTTCGGGGTGGCCGGGGCCATCCTGGTGGAGGCCGGCCTGTCCTTCCTCGGCCTCGGCGTGCAGCCGCCGGACCCCAGTTGGGGGAACATCCTCACCCTCGGGAAAAACAACATCGAGGTCGCCTGGTGGCTCTCCCTCTTTCCGGGCGTGGCCATCCTGCTGACGGTGCTCAGCTATAACCTGGTGGGCGAGGGCCTCCGGGACGCCCTGGACCCCCGGCTCTGGGAGTCCGACATCCGCTGA
- a CDS encoding RDD family protein: MLSEGGPQSGAPELGPDIEKEKQKNVKIAIGIAAAGITGGIFIYVVLFALMFLFPFAVFSFLPDMEFPRDMVSLEGKKLLVFTESVNPPRSWEEKPVERTTMEAFEEGNFTEPVQVKPFDSVTEWKGRAYFLNKGGYRIYDGRTWTEHRSAAVGDSAKGAAGPPGLWVLSKHDGTPALTLITGSGSKEASLPEGIGGASFCRMRLIWGQDALHLFSRRGQVLTHWRRSETGAWRAMGSFDVVGRSNVFRFGDWLVLLTKAPDGAIAMRSFDGEVWSEPRDVGVGGPFTMQFLAAQYGGDIALLTMEPFSVELHVLGKGGAVKRERLSTSFGTAMMGKVLAANGVFCAAMVLFVLGVSAVVNRYKLRRWPVGEGRTVEFASLFRRFVAHTLDMLITLLPLSALISIFIVRGFPKTDPMRLMGIMLLGGLAYFLGILLYFSLFEGLLGKTPGKWLTRIEVRKEDGSPCTLGPGFLRNVLRIVDAMFYYMVGAVAIGATLRWQRLGDLASGTVVVMKRGHKGQ, translated from the coding sequence ATGCTCTCTGAGGGCGGCCCGCAGTCCGGAGCCCCGGAACTCGGGCCCGACATCGAGAAGGAAAAGCAGAAGAACGTCAAGATAGCCATCGGCATCGCGGCCGCGGGCATCACGGGGGGCATTTTCATTTACGTGGTGCTCTTCGCCCTCATGTTCCTTTTCCCCTTCGCCGTCTTCAGTTTCCTCCCCGACATGGAGTTCCCCCGGGACATGGTCAGCCTGGAGGGCAAGAAGCTTCTCGTCTTCACCGAGAGCGTCAATCCGCCCCGGTCCTGGGAGGAAAAGCCCGTGGAGCGCACGACCATGGAGGCATTCGAGGAAGGAAATTTCACCGAGCCGGTGCAAGTGAAGCCCTTCGACTCGGTGACCGAATGGAAGGGAAGGGCTTATTTTCTCAATAAGGGCGGCTATCGCATCTACGACGGCCGGACCTGGACTGAGCACCGGTCCGCCGCGGTGGGAGACAGCGCGAAGGGGGCGGCCGGCCCCCCGGGGCTCTGGGTCCTGAGCAAACACGACGGGACGCCGGCTCTCACCCTCATCACCGGAAGCGGGTCCAAGGAGGCCTCGCTGCCGGAGGGGATTGGGGGCGCGAGCTTCTGCCGGATGCGTCTGATATGGGGGCAGGATGCCCTTCATCTTTTCTCCCGCCGGGGCCAGGTGCTTACCCACTGGCGCCGTTCGGAGACGGGAGCCTGGCGGGCCATGGGCTCTTTTGATGTTGTAGGCAGGAGCAATGTTTTCCGCTTCGGAGACTGGCTCGTCCTCTTGACAAAGGCCCCCGACGGTGCCATCGCCATGCGCTCCTTTGACGGAGAAGTGTGGTCGGAGCCCCGGGACGTGGGCGTCGGAGGACCCTTTACCATGCAGTTTCTGGCGGCGCAGTACGGGGGGGACATCGCCCTGCTGACCATGGAGCCCTTCAGCGTGGAGCTCCATGTCCTCGGGAAAGGTGGCGCCGTCAAGCGGGAGCGCCTGAGCACCTCCTTCGGCACGGCCATGATGGGGAAAGTCCTGGCGGCCAACGGGGTGTTCTGCGCGGCCATGGTCCTCTTCGTCCTGGGCGTCTCGGCCGTTGTCAACCGCTACAAGCTCAGGCGCTGGCCCGTGGGGGAGGGGCGGACGGTGGAGTTTGCCAGCCTCTTCCGGCGGTTCGTCGCCCATACCCTGGACATGCTCATCACGCTTCTTCCCTTGAGCGCCCTGATCAGCATTTTCATTGTTCGGGGGTTCCCGAAGACGGACCCCATGAGGCTCATGGGCATCATGCTCCTGGGCGGCCTGGCGTACTTTCTGGGAATACTTCTTTACTTCAGCCTCTTTGAGGGACTGTTGGGCAAGACGCCGGGGAAGTGGCTCACGCGGATAGAGGTCAGAAAGGAGGACGGGAGCCCCTGCACCCTGGGACCGGGCTTTCTGCGCAACGTCCTGAGGATTGTGGACGCCATGTTCTACTACATGGTAGGCGCGGTGGCCATAGGGGCCACCCTGAGGTGGCAGCGCCTGGGGGACCTGGCCTCGGGCACCGTTGTGGTCATGAAAAGAGGGCACAAGGGCCAGTGA
- the pyrE gene encoding orotate phosphoribosyltransferase, producing MEDLRERLVRLVRERSFLRSKKPVFRLASGKMSKVYFDLRLTTLCPEGQYLIGNLLYQKLEEAGLSPRAAGGLTLGADPVACALAYTSFMRGRPIEAFLVRKEPKDHGRGRQIEGNVREGDPVVIVDDVLTTGGSTIKALTAAREAGLEVLAALVVLDRQEQRGRENVEELCPLYSLLRMEDFGDAL from the coding sequence ATGGAGGACCTCCGGGAAAGGCTCGTCAGGCTCGTCAGGGAGCGCTCCTTTCTCCGGAGCAAGAAGCCCGTCTTCCGGCTTGCCTCGGGAAAGATGAGCAAGGTGTACTTTGACCTGAGGCTCACCACCCTGTGCCCCGAGGGCCAATATCTCATCGGAAACCTCCTCTATCAGAAGCTCGAGGAGGCGGGGCTCAGCCCGCGGGCAGCGGGCGGCCTCACCCTGGGGGCCGACCCCGTGGCATGTGCCCTGGCCTACACGTCCTTCATGAGGGGCAGGCCCATCGAGGCCTTTCTGGTCCGTAAGGAGCCCAAGGACCACGGCAGGGGCAGGCAGATAGAGGGCAACGTGCGGGAAGGCGACCCCGTGGTCATCGTGGATGACGTCCTCACCACCGGCGGGTCCACCATCAAGGCCCTTACCGCCGCCCGGGAGGCGGGCCTTGAGGTGCTGGCCGCCCTGGTGGTCCTGGACCGCCAGGAACAGCGGGGCAGGGAGAACGTGGAGGAACTCTGTCCCCTTTACTCCCTCCTTCGGATGGAGGACTTCGGCGATGCTCTCTGA